One part of the Persephonella sp. genome encodes these proteins:
- the gcvH gene encoding glycine cleavage system protein GcvH yields the protein MAAQDFRIVDGLFYTKEHLWVKAEGDDAVVGITDYGQHQLGDVVYVELPQVDSDVEAGDKVASVESVKAAIDIFSPLTGKVISVNDDLKDDPSLVNTDPYGEGWLYEMKMSDPSELEDLMTADDYRAYIEEIESEEEL from the coding sequence ATGGCAGCACAGGATTTTAGAATAGTTGATGGACTTTTTTATACAAAGGAACATCTTTGGGTAAAAGCAGAAGGTGATGATGCAGTAGTTGGAATAACAGATTACGGACAGCATCAGCTTGGCGATGTTGTTTATGTTGAGCTTCCACAGGTAGATTCAGATGTGGAAGCTGGAGACAAGGTTGCCTCTGTTGAGTCTGTGAAAGCAGCGATTGATATATTCTCCCCTCTAACCGGAAAAGTTATATCGGTAAATGATGATCTAAAAGATGACCCAAGTCTTGTTAATACAGATCCTTACGGAGAAGGCTGGCTTTACGAGATGAAGATGTCAGACCCTTCTGAGCTTGAGGACCTTATGACAGCAGATGATTACAGGGCATACATTGAGGAGATAGAATCTGAGGAGGAGTTATGA